The following proteins are encoded in a genomic region of Gemmatimonadaceae bacterium:
- a CDS encoding formylglycine-generating enzyme family protein: MSSATAAPAIAPDGPPPSPPAADMVWIPSGECVIGSDAHYPEERPAHRATVDGFWIDRYPVTNERFARFVDETGYVTFAELPPNAAEYPGARPEMLSPGSLVFTKPHHPVDMSQIANWWAFLLGADWRHPQGPDSSLDGLAKHPVVHVAYIDVESYATWVGKQIPTEVEWEYAARGGLDNAVYAWGNEFLPNGTFMANTWQGRFPYENLLADGFEGTSPVGHFPPSGYGLHDMIGNVWEWTADWYRLSRTPAGSDCCGPSAAAASVDRCLPGIRIPRKVLKGGSHLCAPNYCRRYRPAARYPQPIDTSTSHVGFRLIARTSSGREKAEPLP, from the coding sequence ATGTCCAGTGCCACCGCCGCTCCAGCCATCGCGCCTGACGGGCCGCCGCCGTCGCCGCCGGCAGCCGACATGGTGTGGATTCCCTCTGGCGAGTGCGTGATCGGATCCGACGCGCATTATCCGGAGGAACGACCGGCACACCGCGCCACGGTCGACGGATTCTGGATCGACCGATATCCCGTCACCAACGAACGATTCGCGCGATTCGTCGACGAAACCGGCTACGTCACCTTCGCCGAGCTGCCGCCGAACGCCGCCGAGTATCCGGGTGCGCGTCCCGAAATGCTCAGTCCAGGATCGCTCGTATTCACGAAACCGCATCATCCCGTGGATATGAGCCAGATCGCCAACTGGTGGGCGTTCCTGCTCGGCGCGGATTGGCGTCATCCGCAGGGACCCGACAGCTCGCTCGATGGGCTCGCGAAGCATCCCGTCGTTCACGTCGCCTACATCGACGTCGAATCCTACGCGACCTGGGTCGGCAAGCAGATTCCGACCGAGGTGGAATGGGAGTACGCCGCGCGCGGAGGACTCGACAATGCCGTGTACGCCTGGGGCAACGAATTCCTGCCTAACGGCACATTCATGGCGAACACGTGGCAAGGCCGCTTCCCGTACGAGAACCTCCTCGCCGACGGCTTCGAGGGAACCTCACCGGTGGGCCACTTCCCGCCTAGCGGTTACGGCCTGCACGACATGATCGGCAACGTGTGGGAGTGGACCGCCGACTGGTATCGCCTCTCGCGCACGCCGGCGGGATCCGACTGTTGCGGCCCGAGCGCCGCCGCCGCGAGCGTCGATCGCTGCTTGCCCGGAATTCGCATTCCGCGCAAAGTGCTCAAGGGCGGCTCGCATCTGTGCGCGCCGAATTACTGCCGGCGGTATCGGCCCGCCGCGCGCTACCCACAGCCGATCGATACGTCGACGAGCCATGTCGGCTTCCGCTTGATCGCCCGCACGTCCTCAGGTCGTGAGAAGGCGGAGCCGCTTCCCTAG
- a CDS encoding DUF1622 domain-containing protein, with product MITRRVGLAESGRKANGERHRFTALRLDFARYLALALELRLASDVLQTALSPTWDQLGILGAIATIRTALNFFLAREMRDELSISEEPASDRLIEAGTME from the coding sequence ATGATTACGCGCCGTGTCGGGCTGGCGGAAAGTGGACGCAAGGCCAACGGCGAACGCCACCGATTCACCGCGCTCAGACTCGACTTCGCGCGCTATCTGGCGCTGGCACTCGAGCTCCGGCTTGCGTCCGACGTCCTGCAGACGGCGCTCTCGCCGACCTGGGATCAGTTGGGCATCCTTGGCGCGATCGCGACGATTCGGACCGCGCTCAATTTCTTCCTTGCCCGGGAAATGCGCGACGAGCTATCGATCAGCGAGGAACCAGCTTCAGATCGGCTGATCGAGGCAGGAACGATGGAATGA
- a CDS encoding alpha/beta hydrolase, which yields MSAEEFGIHVMRRGWLMSLLAASVAAGPQRVTATDPAFVPGPCPARTRAIAGVDTSWVRCGTVTVPQDRNNPNARKLAPVVLPVVVYESPSARSKTPLVFLAGGPGEPAIDVVTEVFLPSPVGQLTLRERPIIAFNQRGIGDTGIALPALGTLSYHWRATREESIETLVDSAKKIAARLHAEGVQPANFTTLHALEDTRDVVRALGYEHMVLFATSYGTKVALQLMRVHPEMVEATILDGVAPPQSITSFDPAVLNDRRRAVAERLIDDCEKSSTCSSEYRELRKMASALDRNDAPPVHIVVHLPSGGGWFDLDLRGRDLLSAVGAYAGTEFARAMPQVLEELAHGDTVRRTMSPELVLHVVHETALARTAGPNYPVIYHIVLCGDIPSGVLQAGGRAVCDALGVPFSGVDAINPVTSDIPTLMLSSTYDAQTPPDMADEAARTLSHNYRVLFGGVGHLAYARPVSASCVAVIAQAFLLDPVHEPPDPCSKSLIPSFLPRSADLKLVPR from the coding sequence ATGAGCGCGGAAGAATTCGGCATTCACGTCATGCGTCGAGGATGGCTGATGTCGTTGCTTGCGGCGAGCGTCGCCGCCGGTCCCCAACGAGTCACAGCAACCGACCCAGCGTTCGTTCCGGGGCCTTGCCCCGCGCGTACGCGCGCCATCGCCGGCGTCGACACCTCGTGGGTTCGTTGCGGCACCGTCACTGTTCCGCAAGATCGGAACAATCCCAACGCAAGAAAGTTGGCGCCGGTCGTGTTACCCGTCGTCGTGTACGAGTCGCCGAGTGCGCGTTCAAAAACGCCACTCGTCTTTCTCGCCGGCGGCCCCGGAGAGCCCGCCATTGACGTCGTTACGGAGGTTTTCCTGCCGTCGCCCGTGGGTCAGCTCACGCTACGAGAGCGGCCAATCATTGCCTTCAACCAGCGTGGGATTGGGGACACTGGCATCGCATTGCCGGCGCTCGGCACGCTCTCCTATCACTGGCGCGCGACGCGCGAGGAGTCCATCGAAACGCTCGTCGACTCCGCGAAGAAAATTGCTGCGCGACTGCACGCCGAAGGAGTCCAGCCGGCCAACTTTACGACGCTCCACGCGCTCGAGGACACGCGGGACGTCGTGCGAGCGCTCGGCTACGAGCACATGGTGCTCTTCGCGACCTCCTATGGAACCAAGGTCGCCCTGCAGCTCATGCGCGTGCACCCGGAAATGGTCGAGGCGACCATTCTCGACGGCGTCGCCCCGCCGCAAAGCATCACCTCGTTCGACCCGGCCGTGCTCAACGATCGCCGGCGCGCGGTAGCCGAGCGATTGATCGACGACTGCGAAAAGAGCTCTACCTGCAGCTCCGAGTACCGCGAGCTCCGCAAGATGGCGAGCGCACTCGATCGGAACGACGCTCCGCCAGTGCACATCGTCGTCCACCTGCCATCGGGCGGAGGTTGGTTCGATCTGGATCTTCGCGGCCGCGATCTCCTGAGCGCCGTCGGCGCGTACGCCGGGACGGAGTTCGCCCGCGCGATGCCGCAAGTGCTCGAGGAGTTGGCACACGGCGACACCGTTAGGCGAACGATGTCACCCGAGCTCGTGCTCCACGTCGTCCATGAAACGGCGCTCGCGCGCACCGCCGGACCGAACTACCCCGTCATCTATCACATCGTGCTCTGCGGCGACATTCCGTCCGGCGTGCTCCAGGCTGGGGGCCGCGCGGTATGCGACGCGCTCGGTGTACCGTTCAGCGGCGTCGACGCGATCAATCCGGTCACGAGCGACATCCCGACGCTGATGTTGTCGTCGACCTACGACGCGCAAACGCCACCGGATATGGCGGACGAGGCGGCGCGAACGCTGTCGCACAACTATCGCGTTCTCTTCGGCGGCGTCGGACATCTAGCCTATGCGCGACCGGTGAGCGCGTCGTGTGTGGCGGTCATCGCGCAGGCATTTCTCCTCGACCCCGTGCACGAGCCGCCCGATCCGTGTTCGAAGTCTCTCATTCCATCGTTCCTGCCTCGATCAGCCGATCTGAAGCTGGTTCCTCGCTGA